The following proteins are co-located in the Myxococcus fulvus genome:
- a CDS encoding phospholipase D-like domain-containing protein translates to MRDLEVLSERTGVSGEEPRAAGCSQGPLPEQAPVWSPGVSSLLLARYYLPRGHSVVRGNACELLRDGVEAYPAMLDAIRRARRYIRLETYMFITDAVGELFGQALAEAAERGVHVKVLYDAVGSWTSRKSYFDTLRQRGVDIRPFKPFNLSRGWRHLLRRDHRKILIVDGEVAFTGGVNISAHWAPAGEGGGWRDDVLRIEGPAVHALERRFLATWRMMFQDRFHRWATGLGRLRRRRGGGARGQVGLAVLSSRRSIHRAYLHAIHRSRKSVLIAAAYFVPDRRLVAALRDAARRGVEVSLLLNARSDHPILEFVTRAFYEKLLGAGVRIFEWQRGVLHAKTAVVDGAWGTLGSFNLERLSLAFNHEVNAVFADPRLGRQLEESFRTDCGDCREVTLAEFRRRPLWRKLLERALYALRKVL, encoded by the coding sequence ATGCGCGACCTGGAGGTCTTGAGCGAGAGGACGGGTGTCTCGGGCGAGGAGCCGCGCGCGGCTGGCTGTTCCCAGGGCCCCCTGCCAGAGCAGGCGCCCGTCTGGAGCCCTGGTGTCTCCAGCCTGCTCCTGGCGCGCTACTACCTGCCGCGCGGCCACTCGGTGGTCCGGGGCAACGCGTGCGAGCTGCTCCGCGACGGCGTGGAGGCCTACCCGGCGATGCTGGACGCCATCCGCCGGGCGCGGCGCTACATCCGCCTGGAGACGTACATGTTCATCACCGACGCGGTCGGTGAGCTGTTCGGCCAGGCGCTCGCGGAGGCGGCCGAGCGGGGCGTGCACGTGAAGGTGCTCTACGACGCGGTGGGCTCGTGGACCAGCCGCAAGTCGTACTTCGACACCCTGCGCCAGCGCGGCGTGGACATCCGCCCCTTCAAGCCCTTCAACCTGTCGCGCGGCTGGCGTCACCTGCTGCGCCGGGACCACCGGAAGATTCTCATCGTCGACGGGGAGGTGGCCTTCACCGGGGGCGTCAACATCTCCGCGCACTGGGCGCCGGCGGGGGAGGGCGGCGGCTGGCGTGACGACGTGCTGCGAATCGAGGGGCCCGCGGTGCACGCGCTGGAGCGCCGCTTCCTCGCCACGTGGCGGATGATGTTCCAGGACCGCTTCCACCGCTGGGCCACGGGCCTGGGGCGGCTGCGGCGCCGGCGGGGCGGGGGCGCGCGCGGACAGGTGGGGCTGGCGGTGCTGTCCAGCCGCCGCAGCATCCACCGGGCGTACCTGCACGCCATCCATCGCTCGCGAAAGAGCGTGCTCATCGCCGCGGCCTACTTCGTGCCGGACCGGCGGCTGGTCGCCGCGCTGCGCGACGCGGCCCGCCGGGGCGTGGAGGTGAGCCTCTTGCTCAACGCCCGCTCGGACCACCCCATCCTCGAGTTCGTCACCCGCGCCTTCTACGAGAAGCTGTTGGGCGCGGGCGTCCGCATCTTCGAGTGGCAGCGCGGCGTGCTCCACGCGAAGACGGCCGTCGTGGACGGGGCCTGGGGCACCCTGGGCTCGTTCAACCTGGAGCGGCTGAGCCTGGCCTTCAACCACGAGGTCAACGCCGTCTTCGCCGACCCGCGCCTGGGCCGGCAGCTCGAGGAGTCCTTCCGGACGGACTGCGGAGACTGCCGCGAGGTGACGCTGGCGGAGTTCCGCCGCCGGCCCCTGTGGCGCAAGCTCCTGGAGCGCGCCCTGTACGCCCTGCGCAAGGTGCTCTGA
- a CDS encoding helix-turn-helix transcriptional regulator codes for MSNVHERLRRLLFLVPYVSKNPGVTVEALARALNVSREDLLEELDLLTCVGRPPFNPDDYIDIYVDNDRVYVDLDQRLFAPPRLTAGEAAALAAAAELLRPASGDALQSALQKLERVLPPQVRERYREMYRKIDASTEAPQALGPLTRAILERREVTFGYASPGRPAEPRRVRPYELLSHRGQWYLQGFCHTRQDARLFRLDRMEDLAVTDTPFLPPPDARADVPNPARSRSEASVRVRFSPVAAPYVKERFGQDARPLADGGVEVLVAGDSERWLTQWVLSFGGEAEVMEPVSARAAVARAARASIGL; via the coding sequence ATGAGCAACGTCCACGAGCGGCTCCGCCGCCTGCTGTTCCTCGTCCCGTACGTGTCCAAGAACCCCGGCGTCACGGTGGAGGCGCTCGCGCGCGCCCTCAACGTCAGCCGGGAGGACCTGCTGGAGGAGCTGGACCTGCTCACGTGCGTGGGCCGGCCGCCCTTCAACCCGGACGACTACATCGACATCTACGTGGACAACGACCGCGTCTACGTGGACCTGGACCAGCGCCTGTTCGCGCCGCCCCGGCTGACGGCGGGGGAGGCCGCGGCCCTGGCCGCCGCGGCGGAGCTGCTCCGGCCGGCCTCCGGGGACGCGCTGCAGAGCGCCCTGCAGAAGCTGGAGCGCGTGCTGCCACCCCAGGTGCGCGAGCGCTACCGGGAGATGTACCGGAAGATCGACGCCTCCACCGAGGCGCCCCAGGCCCTGGGGCCGCTCACCCGTGCGATTCTCGAGCGGCGAGAAGTCACCTTCGGATATGCCAGCCCCGGACGCCCCGCCGAGCCCCGCCGGGTGCGCCCGTATGAGCTGCTCAGCCACCGGGGGCAGTGGTATCTGCAGGGCTTCTGCCACACCCGGCAGGACGCCCGACTGTTCCGGCTGGACCGGATGGAGGACCTGGCCGTCACCGACACCCCCTTCCTCCCCCCGCCCGATGCCCGGGCGGATGTCCCCAATCCCGCCCGGAGCCGCTCCGAGGCGTCCGTCCGCGTGCGCTTCTCGCCCGTGGCGGCGCCCTACGTGAAGGAGCGCTTCGGCCAGGACGCCCGCCCGCTCGCTGACGGGGGCGTGGAGGTCCTGGTGGCCGGCGACAGCGAGCGCTGGCTCACGCAGTGGGTGCTGTCCTTCGGGGGCGAGGCGGAGGTGATGGAACCCGTCTCCGCGCGAGCCGCCGTTGCCCGAGCGGCGCGAGCCTCGATAGGATTGTAG
- the acnA gene encoding aconitate hydratase AcnA, protein MTDSFGTKSKLQVGSATYDYFSLSKLAKAHPSVDRLPFSLKVLLENLLRNEDGRVVKREHVEKMLAWDPKATPDVEISFHPARVLLQDFTGVPAVVDMAAMREALAAMGGDPAKINPRNPADLVIDHSVQIDSFATTASFKENAELEFERNRERYAFLRWGQSAFKGFGVVPPDIGICHQVNLEFLAQVTFRQGSTVYPDTLVGTDSHTTMINGLGVVGWGVGGIEAEAALLGQPITMLIPQVVGFKLFGQLPAGATATDLVLTVTQMLRKKGVVGKFVEFYGSGLKGLSLPDRATIANMAPEYGATIGFFPVDEESLNYLRFTGRPEAVVALTEAYAKEQGLWLKADAQDPVFSDTLELDLSTVVPSLAGPKRPQDRVPLKDMKSGYEKSLVEMLSAGKSKGEDDEGGGKAKAAPAAEVPAERLAQSVTVKQGRQSYQLGHGAVVIASITSCTNTSNPAVLVGAGILAKKAVEKGLNPKPWVKTSLAPGSRVVTEYLRDSGLLPYLEAVGFHVVGYGCTTCIGNSGPLTEPVANAVVEGDLVVAAVLSGNRNFEGRINPHVRMNYLASPPLVVAYALAGEVGLDLDTQPLGTDPNGREVFLKDIWPTNDEIKAVIRASVKPEQFRSQYANAMEGDALWQQLPVGKGSTFQWDEKSTYVRKPPFFENLPKEPKATQDIKGARVLALLGDSVTTDHISPAGNIAKTSPAAKYLMAEGVEPKDFNSYGARRGNHEVMVRGTFANIRLKNLLVPGVEGGVTVHIPTRERMSIYDASMKYQADGTPLVVLAGAEYGTGSSRDWAAKGTQLLGVKAVISKSFERIHRSNLVGMGVLPLQFEAGQDAQSLGLTGHETFEITGIAQDLAPQKKLTVKATGEGGEKSFTVVCRIDTPNELDYYRHGGILQYVLRQLAKA, encoded by the coding sequence ATGACCGACAGTTTCGGCACGAAGTCCAAGCTCCAGGTGGGCTCGGCCACCTATGACTACTTCAGCCTGAGCAAGCTGGCCAAGGCCCACCCGTCGGTGGATCGCCTGCCCTTCTCGCTGAAGGTGCTGCTGGAGAACCTGCTGCGCAACGAGGACGGGCGCGTCGTCAAGCGCGAGCACGTGGAGAAGATGCTCGCGTGGGACCCCAAGGCCACCCCGGACGTCGAGATCTCCTTCCACCCCGCGCGCGTGCTGCTCCAGGACTTCACCGGCGTCCCCGCCGTCGTGGACATGGCCGCCATGCGTGAGGCGCTCGCCGCCATGGGCGGAGACCCCGCGAAGATCAACCCGCGCAACCCCGCCGACCTGGTCATCGACCACTCGGTGCAGATCGACTCCTTCGCCACCACGGCGTCGTTCAAGGAGAACGCGGAGCTGGAGTTCGAGCGCAACCGTGAGCGCTACGCGTTCCTGCGCTGGGGCCAGAGCGCGTTCAAGGGCTTTGGCGTCGTCCCGCCGGACATCGGCATCTGCCACCAGGTCAACCTCGAGTTCCTGGCGCAGGTGACGTTCCGTCAGGGCAGCACCGTGTACCCGGACACGCTGGTGGGCACCGACAGCCACACCACGATGATCAACGGCCTGGGCGTGGTGGGCTGGGGCGTGGGCGGCATCGAGGCGGAGGCCGCGCTGCTCGGCCAGCCGATTACCATGCTCATCCCCCAGGTGGTGGGCTTCAAGCTCTTCGGCCAGCTGCCCGCGGGCGCCACGGCGACGGACCTGGTCCTCACCGTCACGCAGATGCTCCGCAAGAAGGGCGTGGTCGGCAAGTTCGTGGAGTTCTACGGCAGCGGCCTCAAGGGCCTGTCCCTGCCGGACCGCGCGACCATCGCCAACATGGCGCCCGAGTACGGCGCCACCATCGGCTTCTTCCCGGTGGACGAGGAGAGCCTCAACTACCTGCGCTTCACCGGCCGCCCCGAGGCCGTCGTGGCCCTCACGGAGGCGTACGCGAAGGAGCAGGGCCTGTGGCTCAAGGCCGACGCGCAGGACCCCGTCTTCAGCGACACGCTGGAGCTGGACCTGTCCACCGTGGTGCCCAGCCTCGCCGGCCCCAAGCGCCCGCAGGACCGCGTGCCCCTCAAGGACATGAAGTCCGGCTACGAGAAGTCGCTCGTGGAGATGCTCTCCGCCGGCAAGAGCAAGGGCGAGGATGACGAGGGCGGCGGCAAGGCCAAGGCGGCCCCCGCGGCCGAGGTCCCCGCGGAGCGGCTGGCCCAGAGCGTCACGGTGAAGCAGGGCCGCCAGAGCTACCAGCTGGGCCACGGCGCGGTGGTCATCGCGTCGATCACCTCCTGCACCAACACGTCCAACCCGGCGGTGCTGGTGGGCGCGGGCATCCTCGCCAAGAAGGCCGTGGAGAAGGGCCTCAACCCCAAGCCCTGGGTGAAGACGAGCCTGGCGCCGGGCAGCCGCGTCGTCACCGAGTACCTGCGTGACTCCGGCCTGCTGCCGTACCTGGAGGCCGTGGGCTTCCACGTGGTGGGCTACGGCTGCACCACCTGCATCGGCAACTCGGGTCCGCTGACGGAGCCCGTCGCCAACGCCGTCGTCGAGGGTGACCTCGTGGTGGCCGCGGTGCTCTCCGGCAACCGCAACTTCGAGGGCCGCATCAACCCGCACGTGCGCATGAACTACCTGGCGAGCCCCCCGCTCGTGGTGGCGTATGCGCTGGCGGGCGAGGTGGGGTTGGACCTGGACACGCAGCCCTTGGGCACGGACCCGAACGGCCGCGAGGTGTTCCTCAAGGACATCTGGCCCACCAACGACGAAATCAAGGCGGTCATCCGCGCGTCGGTGAAGCCCGAGCAGTTCCGCAGCCAGTACGCCAACGCCATGGAGGGCGACGCGCTCTGGCAGCAGCTGCCCGTGGGCAAGGGCTCCACGTTCCAGTGGGATGAGAAGTCCACCTACGTGCGCAAGCCGCCCTTCTTCGAGAACCTGCCGAAGGAGCCCAAGGCCACGCAGGACATCAAGGGCGCGCGCGTGCTGGCGCTCCTGGGTGACTCCGTGACGACGGACCACATCTCGCCCGCGGGCAACATCGCCAAGACGAGCCCCGCGGCCAAGTACCTCATGGCCGAGGGCGTGGAGCCCAAGGACTTCAACTCCTACGGCGCGCGCCGCGGCAACCACGAGGTGATGGTGCGCGGCACCTTCGCCAACATCCGCCTGAAGAACCTGCTGGTGCCCGGCGTGGAGGGTGGCGTCACCGTCCACATCCCCACCCGCGAGCGGATGAGCATCTACGACGCGTCCATGAAGTACCAGGCGGACGGGACGCCGCTGGTGGTGCTCGCCGGCGCCGAGTACGGCACGGGCTCCAGCCGTGACTGGGCCGCCAAGGGCACGCAGCTGCTCGGCGTGAAGGCCGTCATCTCCAAGAGCTTCGAGCGCATCCACCGCTCCAACCTCGTGGGCATGGGCGTGCTGCCCCTGCAGTTCGAGGCGGGCCAGGACGCGCAGTCGCTCGGCCTCACCGGCCACGAGACGTTCGAAATCACCGGCATCGCCCAGGACCTGGCGCCGCAGAAGAAGCTCACCGTGAAGGCCACGGGCGAGGGCGGCGAGAAGAGCTTCACGGTGGTGTGCCGCATCGACACGCCCAACGAGCTCGACTACTACCGCCACGGCGGCATCCTGCAGTACGTGCTGCGCCAGCTGGCGAAGGCGTAG
- a CDS encoding helix-turn-helix transcriptional regulator, with protein sequence MDRTERILDLVALLLDAREPISWAELREHFPADYGGSDDAAERKFERDKAELVELGFPLTYVQGDDERRDGYIVDRDAYYLPEADLTKEELAVLYAAGSAALTSGAFPGRDDLAHALRKIGFFAGQSLPTPRVRMELGAVQEGQEKEISARLEQLWDACAARKWVEISYASPKHPNATQRRVDPYGLALRRGVWTLVGHCQLRGGLRTFHVHRVRELKVNTARPRTPDFQVPEDFSLDNHVAYFPWQHRFHEPLEVVLRLSGALASRASGLFPGAVLEQVAEGGITRARIKVSFLDGLVRFCLSLGADCVVEGPESACGRLREMAARVANRHADAQEDKVSA encoded by the coding sequence ATGGACCGCACCGAACGCATCCTCGACCTCGTGGCCCTCTTGCTCGACGCGCGCGAGCCCATCTCCTGGGCCGAGCTGCGCGAGCACTTCCCCGCTGATTACGGAGGCTCGGACGACGCCGCCGAGCGCAAGTTCGAGCGCGACAAGGCGGAGCTGGTGGAGCTGGGCTTCCCGCTCACCTATGTCCAGGGAGACGACGAGCGCCGCGACGGCTACATCGTCGACCGCGACGCCTACTATCTCCCGGAGGCGGACCTCACCAAGGAGGAGCTGGCCGTGCTCTACGCCGCCGGCTCCGCCGCGCTCACGTCCGGCGCCTTCCCCGGCCGCGATGACCTGGCGCACGCCCTGCGCAAGATTGGCTTCTTCGCCGGCCAGTCGCTGCCCACGCCCAGGGTCCGCATGGAGCTGGGCGCCGTCCAGGAGGGACAGGAGAAGGAGATCTCCGCCCGCCTGGAGCAGCTCTGGGACGCGTGCGCCGCGCGCAAGTGGGTGGAGATTTCGTACGCCAGCCCCAAGCACCCCAACGCCACCCAGCGCCGCGTGGACCCGTATGGCCTGGCGCTCCGGCGCGGCGTGTGGACGCTGGTGGGCCACTGCCAGCTGAGAGGCGGCCTGCGCACCTTCCACGTCCACCGCGTGCGCGAGCTGAAGGTGAACACCGCGCGCCCGCGCACCCCGGACTTCCAGGTGCCGGAGGACTTCTCGCTCGACAACCACGTGGCGTACTTCCCGTGGCAGCACCGCTTCCACGAGCCGCTGGAGGTGGTGCTGCGGCTGTCGGGCGCGCTGGCCTCGCGCGCCTCGGGCCTGTTCCCCGGCGCCGTGCTGGAGCAGGTGGCCGAAGGGGGCATCACCCGGGCCCGCATCAAGGTGAGCTTCCTGGATGGACTGGTGCGCTTCTGCCTGTCTCTGGGGGCGGACTGCGTGGTGGAGGGACCGGAGAGCGCCTGTGGCCGCCTGCGGGAGATGGCCGCGCGCGTGGCCAACCGCCACGCGGACGCGCAGGAAGACAAGGTGAGCGCATGA
- a CDS encoding FHA domain-containing protein, with product MPFQLTISEGKDAGKEFVFDQDSVLIGRTSECDVVLYDPGVSRRHCRLFLDGDAYSVEDQGSANGTLLNGTSVQTQALEDGDKLTLGPVTFVFTLMTADAATGEEEIPAGAEDGANSTRIVSVDALKRQRNKGVALAPEGADEQSLAEMRQGATRNNLRALRPAGQSGARAALPASASAEAPAAIERAASSAPARARPGTGGSAPVRSRPTSNASAASGLSAAERARIRRESPGLVSSAKLFWADASNMVRGGIIGGAVALVLGIFGLLYWLVLSGVDTGPVGEEPAMLTGQPIRDSFGLGPDVTWNRPDMKIFEWEYTAATRAVVILHYQAQGISKDEVMVSVNGVDVGKVPPDTLASQDRSLELMIPAQHLKKGEPNRIVFDNTKNPPGEDPWRIWNVWVERALLPDLLPEELVRQASESYKRGRKNSDTPDIGARNRYEAWKGFREAWLMLEAHPEPKPDLYYEARERMQTAQQELDRTCAKLLLEVEKYYNQGNYKAASATLDHVKQYFPEYDQPCATRAENKRGEYGL from the coding sequence ATGCCTTTCCAGCTGACGATCTCCGAGGGAAAAGACGCCGGCAAGGAGTTCGTCTTCGACCAGGACTCCGTGCTCATCGGTCGTACGTCCGAATGCGACGTCGTGCTGTACGACCCAGGTGTCTCCCGCCGCCACTGCCGCCTGTTCCTCGACGGTGACGCCTACAGCGTCGAGGACCAGGGCAGCGCCAATGGCACCCTGCTCAATGGCACCTCCGTGCAGACGCAGGCCCTGGAGGACGGCGACAAGCTGACCCTGGGGCCGGTGACGTTCGTCTTCACGCTGATGACGGCCGACGCCGCCACCGGCGAGGAGGAGATACCCGCCGGCGCCGAGGACGGCGCGAACAGCACGCGCATCGTGTCCGTGGACGCGCTCAAGCGTCAGCGCAACAAGGGCGTGGCCCTGGCCCCCGAGGGCGCCGACGAGCAGTCCCTGGCGGAGATGCGCCAGGGCGCCACGCGCAACAACCTCCGGGCGCTGCGTCCGGCCGGCCAGAGTGGCGCGCGCGCCGCGCTGCCCGCGTCGGCGTCGGCGGAGGCCCCCGCGGCCATCGAGCGCGCCGCGTCCTCCGCCCCCGCTCGCGCCCGTCCCGGCACGGGGGGCTCCGCGCCCGTGCGCTCCAGGCCGACCTCCAACGCCAGCGCCGCCAGCGGCCTGTCCGCCGCCGAGCGCGCCCGCATCCGCCGCGAGTCGCCGGGCCTGGTCTCCAGCGCGAAGCTGTTCTGGGCGGACGCCAGCAACATGGTGCGCGGCGGCATCATCGGCGGCGCGGTGGCGCTGGTGCTGGGCATCTTCGGCCTCCTGTACTGGCTGGTGCTCAGCGGCGTGGACACGGGGCCGGTGGGCGAGGAGCCCGCGATGCTCACCGGGCAGCCCATCCGCGACTCGTTCGGCCTGGGGCCGGACGTGACGTGGAACCGCCCGGACATGAAGATCTTCGAGTGGGAGTACACCGCCGCCACCCGCGCGGTGGTCATCCTCCACTACCAGGCGCAGGGCATCTCCAAGGACGAGGTGATGGTGAGCGTCAACGGCGTGGACGTGGGCAAGGTGCCCCCGGACACGCTGGCCAGCCAGGACCGCTCGCTGGAGCTGATGATTCCCGCCCAGCACCTGAAGAAGGGCGAGCCCAACCGCATCGTCTTCGACAACACCAAGAATCCGCCGGGCGAGGACCCCTGGCGCATCTGGAACGTGTGGGTGGAGCGCGCGCTCCTGCCGGACCTGCTCCCCGAGGAGCTGGTGCGCCAGGCCAGCGAGTCCTACAAGCGCGGCCGCAAGAACAGCGACACGCCGGACATCGGCGCGCGCAACCGCTACGAGGCCTGGAAGGGCTTCCGCGAGGCGTGGCTGATGCTGGAGGCCCACCCGGAGCCCAAGCCGGACCTCTACTACGAGGCCCGCGAGCGCATGCAGACCGCGCAGCAGGAGCTGGACCGCACCTGCGCCAAGCTGCTGCTGGAGGTGGAGAAGTACTACAACCAGGGCAACTACAAGGCCGCCTCCGCCACCCTGGACCACGTGAAGCAGTACTTCCCCGAGTACGACCAGCCGTGTGCCACCCGCGCCGAGAACAAGCGCGGCGAGTACGGGCTGTAG
- a CDS encoding HD domain-containing protein, which translates to MRTLEDAIALAVEAHRGQRDKAGQPYILHPLRLMLKLETEEERTVAILHDVVEDTPWTIERLREQGYAEPVLRALEGLTRRQEESYEAFIERLRPDPLARRVKLADLEDNMDVRRLTQVTAKDMDRLARYRAAWARLKQL; encoded by the coding sequence ATGCGCACGCTCGAAGACGCGATTGCCCTCGCGGTGGAGGCGCACCGCGGGCAGCGGGACAAGGCCGGACAGCCCTACATCCTGCACCCGCTGCGGCTGATGCTGAAGCTGGAGACGGAGGAGGAGCGCACCGTCGCCATCCTCCACGACGTGGTGGAGGACACGCCCTGGACCATCGAGCGCCTGCGCGAGCAGGGCTACGCGGAGCCCGTCCTGCGCGCGCTGGAGGGCCTCACCCGCCGCCAGGAGGAGTCCTACGAGGCCTTCATCGAGCGGCTGCGCCCGGACCCGCTGGCGCGCCGGGTGAAGCTGGCGGACCTGGAGGACAACATGGACGTGCGCCGCCTCACCCAGGTGACGGCGAAGGACATGGACCGGCTGGCGCGCTACCGCGCCGCCTGGGCGCGCCTGAAGCAGCTCTGA
- the proB gene encoding glutamate 5-kinase, whose protein sequence is MTHSGRNALRAAKRVVVKIGTNALTHATGRFNREHFVALGEDLLWAAQGRELVVVSSGAIALGMERLGLGSRPRDIPGKQACAAVGQSRLMQAYEDVFGAQGQAVAQVLLTHEDMRDRRRYLNVKHTLERLLAASVVPVINENDTVSVDELKFGDNDTLAGLVAGVVEADALVLLSDVEGLFTADPRRDAGARLLDTVEEVTPEVLSLAGGTSSGVGTGGMATKVRAAASAAEQGIRGVITSGALPGRLRAVLEGEPVGTLFEPTGARRGSRAAWIAHALRPLGTLTVDAGAREAIVHGKRSLLPSGVKQVTGDFDRGDPVDLADASGEVFARGLASYGAEELRRIAGRRTSDIESVLGYRYLDEAVHRDDLAVL, encoded by the coding sequence GTGACTCACTCGGGACGTAACGCCCTGCGCGCCGCGAAGCGCGTGGTGGTGAAGATCGGCACCAACGCCCTCACGCACGCCACCGGCCGCTTCAACCGCGAGCACTTCGTGGCGCTGGGGGAGGACCTGCTGTGGGCGGCCCAGGGCCGCGAGCTGGTGGTGGTGTCCAGCGGCGCCATCGCCCTGGGCATGGAGCGGCTGGGCCTGGGCTCGCGCCCTCGCGACATTCCGGGCAAGCAGGCGTGCGCCGCGGTGGGACAGAGCCGGCTGATGCAGGCGTATGAGGACGTCTTCGGCGCCCAGGGGCAGGCGGTGGCCCAGGTGCTGCTCACCCACGAGGACATGCGGGACAGGCGGCGCTACCTCAACGTGAAGCACACCCTGGAGCGCCTGTTGGCCGCGTCCGTGGTGCCCGTCATCAACGAGAACGACACCGTCTCCGTGGACGAGCTGAAGTTCGGCGACAACGACACGCTGGCGGGCCTGGTGGCCGGCGTGGTGGAGGCGGACGCGCTGGTGCTGCTCTCCGACGTGGAGGGCCTTTTCACCGCGGACCCCCGCCGTGACGCGGGCGCGCGCCTGCTCGACACCGTGGAGGAGGTCACCCCGGAGGTCCTCTCGCTCGCGGGAGGCACCTCCAGCGGCGTGGGCACCGGCGGCATGGCGACGAAGGTCCGCGCCGCCGCGAGCGCCGCCGAGCAGGGCATCCGGGGTGTCATCACCTCGGGCGCGTTGCCCGGCCGGCTGCGCGCCGTGCTGGAGGGCGAGCCCGTGGGCACCCTCTTCGAGCCCACCGGCGCGCGCCGGGGCTCCCGCGCCGCGTGGATTGCCCATGCGCTGCGGCCCCTGGGCACACTCACCGTGGATGCCGGCGCGCGCGAGGCCATCGTCCACGGCAAGCGCAGCCTCCTGCCCAGCGGCGTGAAGCAGGTGACCGGCGACTTCGACCGGGGAGACCCGGTGGACCTGGCGGACGCGTCCGGCGAGGTGTTCGCGCGCGGGCTCGCGTCCTACGGCGCGGAGGAGCTGCGGCGCATCGCCGGACGGCGCACGTCGGACATCGAGTCCGTGTTGGGGTACCGCTACCTGGATGAAGCCGTGCACCGCGACGACCTGGCGGTGCTGTAG